The Calditrichota bacterium genome segment CGGCGGATGGTCCAGGGCTCGGCGTTGGCGTCGCCGAGGAGCCGGCGTTCGACGCGGTAACTGAGCGGTCCGTTGCCGTTATTGGCGACGTTGAAGTCGAGGTCGAGGGTGTTATCGGGCTCGAGTTGAGCGAAGATGCCTTCCTCTCCGACGTCGGGATCGGCGGTCGAGTGGAGCATGGCGACATTCAGTTCGACGTCGTCGTCCTCGAGGTTAACCTCGCGGGTGGTGGTCAGATAGTCCGGCGCGCTGAAGGTCAGTTCGTAAGCGCCCAGAGGCAGGTCGGCGACTATATAGGAGCCGTCATCGGCACCATCCCGGTCCCAGATAAAGCGGTCGAGCGAGACATTACCGGTCGGGATCGGATCGCCGGTTGCTTCATCGGTGATGACGCCGGCAATGACCGCGGTGGGACCGTCAACCGTCAGCACCACGGACATCTGAAGCAGTGGCGACTCAACGTCGTCCGTAGTCAAATTTAGGACCAGATGATGGACGCCATCCTCCAAATCCGTAGACACAAACGTCAATGTGACCTCAGATGACTCGCCTGCAGCTACTTCACCTTCATCTGGCTCGGCTGCAACCCAGCGAGGTGCGGCAAGAAAGTCCATATACCAGATGACCTGCAATAGGGCATTGCCCCAGAACCATCTCTCGCCCCGCCAATTGATATACTGATGACTATCGGTGGTTCCGGTCGCGATTGCCCAGCCACGGCCAAAGTTATAGACCACAACTCCAATCCTATCTGGTTGCGGTCCCTGTCCCACGGCGATCGCTTGATACCAGTCGCTGTTTTCGATGTTATCGCAGTTTTGACGGGTATAAGAAGCATGGCTCCACGAACTGCCATTAAGTGACTCGCCACCGCGCCATTGCATCAACTCGGCCAGGTAGTTGTAGTTATTGGCATCTCGATTATTGGAGACCATTACCAGACCATTTTGGTCACCCTGTTGATTGCGTCGCAGGCCCCCCACTTGAACCGGAACGACAGCCCAATTGTTGGTGCCGACCCCGTGGTACATTACACCGCCTCTATCTACCCATTCTTCAAACCGAGCTCGGTTGTTGTTCCAGTTAGTGTTAAACTGGTCGGATTGGTATTCGCGAATCCAGATGCAGTCGAACTCATTGATAGGAAAGTTGGCCATTTGACCGCTGTTGTATTGGGTCATATTGGCTTGTGCTGCTCCCCAAATCGCCTCCATCTGATCACCCCAGCCAGCTGCCTCCTTGAAGAGTGCATAACGAGAACGTGGTTGGTCGCGACCAGGTCCTCCGCGGCGGCGATTGCCATCCTCAGGTTCATCGAAATTGATCCTAAACTCCATTGCACGCTCAGCCAAATTGGTTATAGTCAACGACTCTGCGAGCGTGTCCCCCTCCTCCAAGGCCACGATGAAGCCGGTAGGCTCGGCCGTAACCGCCGCATATAGTGCCGTTGACAGACTGAATGCAGCCAGAGTCGAGAAGGAGAGCAGGGTCATAATGCGACGAGTCATCATTGTCCTTTCTGGTTGTGCCACTGCCATGGTTGTGGTGGATCTGGTCAAGGGAGGAGGGCATATCACCAAGCATTGGCGAAGATTGCAACTTGCAATATACCGAACTGCCAGCCCAAAATCAAGGCCTGCCGGAGAAGATTCTTCTCGCAACAGGCCTTGAAATACCTATTCTATTGAAAATCAAACAATTATTAAGAACTACCGCAGCCGTGAATACTCCCGCGGGTCGAACGCCTGCCGGACTCCCTCGCCGATGAAGACCACCATCAAAAGGGTGCAGAACATTGCTCCGAAGGGAAAGAACGTCAGCCACCAGGAGTGCACGTTGTTGACGCCCTGACCGAGCAGTTCACCCCACGATGGCGTAGGCGGCGGCAGACCGAAGCCGAGGAAGTCCAGGCTCACCAGCGCAAAGATGTCGGCTACGATATGGAATGGCCCGAGCGCAATCACCGGCGTCAGGGCATTTGGCAGGATGTGCTTGAAGACGATCTTGCGGTCGCCGGCTCCCATCGAGATGGCGGCGTGAACGTAGTCCTTGGCCTTCTCGCGATAGAACTCGCCCCGGATATAATAGGTCATCCCCATCCAACCGAAGAGCACGAGGAGGAATACCAGAAGCGCAAAATTGGGACGGATGATGGAGGAGACGATGATGATCGTATAAAGGAACGGCATCGACGACCAAATCTCGATCAGCCTCTGGGCGAAGATGTCGAACTTGCCGCCGAAATAGCCGAGCGCCGCGCCGACCGAGATGCCGATCGCGTAGGCGATTGCCGTGCAGATCAGCGCAAATGAAAGCGAGATGTTGAATCCATAGACCAGACGGACAAAGACGTCCCGCCCCCGGTCGTCGGTGCCGAACCAATGTTGACGCGAGGGAGGATTGGGAGGCGTCCCCGACGGATCGGTGAGGCTCTCGTAGGGACCGAACGGATAGGGCGGCATAAGAACCCAGTTTCCCTTGTCTTCGGCGGAAAAGGACTCCTTCAACCGGCGATAGTCGGCCTCGCCGTAGATATCCTGGCCGAAGACTTTGCCTTCATAGAACTTGAAGACCGGGAAGTGGAGCCGTCCATCGTAACGGACGACCAGCGCCTTGTAGTTCATCAGCAGCGGCGCCAGGAAACTGACGATGTAGGCGACGACAATGAGCAGGAACGAGTAGTATCCACGCTTTAGCGAGCGAAACTTCTTCAGACGCTTCTTGAAGAGGGATACCGACTGGAAGGATTCGCTGACCGCAGTCTTTGCGGTGATGGTGGCGCTGCTCATTTGAACCGGATGCGCGGATCGATGAGAGCGTAACAGATGTCGGAGAGGATGTTGCCTATCAGCCCAAGAACCGCTCCGATGGCGAGGAACCCGAGGGTGATCGGATAGTCGCGCTGGATGATCGCATTGTAGGTGAGCAGCCCCATACCATTGATGTTAAAAGTGCGCTCGATCAACATCGACCCGGCAAAGACAAGGCTCACCACATGCCCGATCCCGGTGGCAATCGGAATCAGTGAATTGCGCAGCGCATGGACGAAGATCACCCGCCGCTCGGGGAGGCCCTTGGCGAACGCCGTTCGGACGTAGTCCTGCCCGAC includes the following:
- a CDS encoding carboxypeptidase regulatory-like domain-containing protein; this encodes MTRSTTTMAVAQPERTMMTRRIMTLLSFSTLAAFSLSTALYAAVTAEPTGFIVALEEGDTLAESLTITNLAERAMEFRINFDEPEDGNRRRGGPGRDQPRSRYALFKEAAGWGDQMEAIWGAAQANMTQYNSGQMANFPINEFDCIWIREYQSDQFNTNWNNNRARFEEWVDRGGVMYHGVGTNNWAVVPVQVGGLRRNQQGDQNGLVMVSNNRDANNYNYLAELMQWRGGESLNGSSWSHASYTRQNCDNIENSDWYQAIAVGQGPQPDRIGVVVYNFGRGWAIATGTTDSHQYINWRGERWFWGNALLQVIWYMDFLAAPRWVAAEPDEGEVAAGESSEVTLTFVSTDLEDGVHHLVLNLTTDDVESPLLQMSVVLTVDGPTAVIAGVITDEATGDPIPTGNVSLDRFIWDRDGADDGSYIVADLPLGAYELTFSAPDYLTTTREVNLEDDDVELNVAMLHSTADPDVGEEGIFAQLEPDNTLDLDFNVANNGNGPLSYRVERRLLGDANAEPWTIRR
- a CDS encoding ABC transporter permease subunit, with the protein product MSSATITAKTAVSESFQSVSLFKKRLKKFRSLKRGYYSFLLIVVAYIVSFLAPLLMNYKALVVRYDGRLHFPVFKFYEGKVFGQDIYGEADYRRLKESFSAEDKGNWVLMPPYPFGPYESLTDPSGTPPNPPSRQHWFGTDDRGRDVFVRLVYGFNISLSFALICTAIAYAIGISVGAALGYFGGKFDIFAQRLIEIWSSMPFLYTIIIVSSIIRPNFALLVFLLVLFGWMGMTYYIRGEFYREKAKDYVHAAISMGAGDRKIVFKHILPNALTPVIALGPFHIVADIFALVSLDFLGFGLPPPTPSWGELLGQGVNNVHSWWLTFFPFGAMFCTLLMVVFIGEGVRQAFDPREYSRLR